In a genomic window of Zingiber officinale cultivar Zhangliang chromosome 9B, Zo_v1.1, whole genome shotgun sequence:
- the LOC122024247 gene encoding protein SOSEKI 3-like produces the protein MEARMRRYAPPQGSPERTKVWTEPPAKHQVQQQQQGRKVAVVYYLCRNRHLEHPHFIEVPLSSADGLFLRDVIDRLNVLRGKRMAALYSWSCKRSYKNGFVWHDLSEDDLILPVQGNEYVLKGSEILDQTPPDRRDQDSSNAKIQNLKNSNSMQEPPVSYKSQEASFSPSSAVVLIKEAKLPPPSPQEGDLSPFTHSHRSDSSGNVSPEPCRRTSLLCEISSPKPAEHSVRKLFGAAQDASTQTEFTGRRRNGLSTRTTGVSTDDSPLEICYNAKEESETVKSESSPSSTLSLSGKTNTLESLIREEVSLRNNYRNGEAEEVSLSTVSKFKATNMLMHLITCGSISVKDNYGIGFEPDYKPRLADTKLTPPMLSTSMVLGEISFLPEGQRTIVPRLNKKQHFSGSMVETNKFKEGQLEGVPKLKRSSSFNEDRSYNMPCSRRESEKRGEPSQLKCLSRTTKNTSNKNFMSGENAAKISPISDARKSYAGLDISRPSPPHSSTDKSKRSTEFDPVKGSSTELESCREVKEKVIKIEERLTSGARVIILSRSQCDENEDV, from the exons ATGGAAGCGAGGATGAGAAGGTACGCGCCGCCGCAAGGTAGTCCGGAGAGAACCAAGGTTTGGACTGAGCCGCCGGCGAAGCACCAagtgcagcagcagcagcaagggAGGAAGGTTGCGGTGGTGTACTACCTTTGCAGGAATCGCCACCTCGAGCACCCGCACTTCATCGAGGTTCCTCTCTCTTCCGCGGACGGTCTCTTCCTCAGAG ATGTGATCGATAGGCTCAATGTGCTGCGAGGGAAGAGGATGGCCGCCTTGTATTCGTGGTCTTGCAAGAG GAGCTACAAGAATGGATTTGTGTGGCATGACCTTTCCGAAGATGATCTGATCCTTCCGGTGCAGGGCAACGAGTATGTGCTCAAGGGGTCGGAGATCTTGGATCAAACACCTCCAG ATCGGAGAGATCAGGATTCGAGCAATGCCAAGATCCAGAATCTGAAGAACAGCAACTCTATGCAAGAACCACCTGTTAGCTACAAAAGCCAAGAAGCTTCCTTTTCACCTTCCTCAGCCGTGGTTCTAATCAAGGAGGCAAAGCTTCCCCCTCCCTCTCCCCAAGAAGGTGACCTCTCCCCCTTCACTCACAGCCACAGATCAGACTCCTCCGGCAATGTTTCGCCGGAGCCCTGCAGGAGAACTTCCCTACTTTGTGAAATCAGCTCTCCTAAGCCGGCAGAGCACAGTGTCCGCAAGCTCTTTGGGGCTGCTCAAGATGCTTCGACTCAAACCGAATTCACAGGGAGGAGAAGGAATGGATTGAGTACCCGGACGACTGGTGTCTCAACTGATGATAGCCCTCTAGAAATTTGCTACAATGCAAAGGAGGAATCCGAGACTGTTAAATCCGAGAGTTCTCCATCAAGTACTTTATCTTTATCCGGGAAGACGAACACACTCGAATCCTTGATACGAGAAGAAGTAAGCTTAAGGAACAACTATAGGAATGGGGAGGCAGAAGAAGTTTCCCTCTCAACTGTGTCAAAATTTAAAGCAACAAACATGCTGATGCATCTGATTACCTGTGGGTCAATCTCTGTGAAAGACAACTATGGCATTGGCTTTGAGCCGGACTATAAACCAAGACTCGCCGATACAAAGCTCACCCCTCCAATGCTTTCTACTTCCATGGTTCTTGGGGAGATCAGTTTCTTGCCGGAGGGCCAAAGAACAATAGTCCCGAGGCTGAACAAGAAGCAACATTTCAGTGGGAGCATGGTCGAAACAAACAAGTTCAAAGAGGGGCAACTAGAAGGAGTACCTAAGCTAAAGCGATCGTCTTCCTTCAATGAGGATAG GAGCTACAACATGCCTTGTTCAAGAAGGGAGAGCGAAAAGAGAGGAGAGCCATCTCAACTGAAGTGTCTCTCTAGGACTACCAAAAACACATCCAACAAAAATTTCATGTCGGGCGAGAATGCGGCAAAGATATCCCCCATTTCAGATGCAAGGAAGTCCTATGCAGGGCTGGACATTTCCAGGCCTTCCCCTCCCCATTCTTCAACCGATAAAAGTAAAAGATCAACAGAGTTCGACCCAGTTAAGGGCTCATCCACTGAGTTAGAATCTTGCAGAGAAGTCAAAGAGAAGGTGATCAAGATCGAAGAAAG GCTTACTTCTGGAGCTAGGGTTATAATACTATCAAGATCCCAATGTGATGAGAATGAAGATGTTTGA
- the LOC122024535 gene encoding nicotinate N-methyltransferase 1-like, which produces MTSNLDNSSFSNTMAASTGAGDYASSEMAKEARLAMMDLANMISVPMALNAVVRLNVPDAVWQSGLNAPLSAAEILALLRPPPPPSSDPEILQRLLRLLASYGVFAETRCGASAARRYALTAVGRTLVPSSSGGGSYAAYVLQHHQDALVRAWPQIHEAVLDPTGPEPFARANGGVPAYAYYGGDREANALMQRAMQGVSEPFMETLLVGYGAAGFGGDVQTLVDVGGSSGSCLHMIMQRFPNIKQGINFDLPEVVNAAPPLPGVKHVGGDMFQSVPAGDVIFMKWVLTTWTDEECTSILRNCYEALPEGGGGKVIACEPVLPEETDDSRRTRALLEGDIFVMTIYRTQGRERTEEEFRRLGVAAGFCSCSAVYLDPFYTILEYTK; this is translated from the exons ATGACGAGCAATTTAGACAATTCATCTTTCTCGAACACAATGGCGGCGAGCACCGGCGCCGGTGATTACGCATCGTCGGAGATGGCGAAGGAAGCCCGCCTGGCGATGATGGATTTGGCCAACATGATCTCCGTTCCGATGGCGCTCAACGCCGTCGTCCGCCTCAACGTCCCCGACGCCGTCTGGCAATCGGGCCTCAACGCCCCGCTCAGCGCGGCCGAGATCCTCGCCCTCCTCCGCCCACCGCCTCCCCCTTCCTCCGACCCCGAGATCCTCCAGCGCCTCCTCCGCCTCCTCGCTAGCTACGGCGTCTTCGCCGAGACCCGCTGTGGCGCCTCCGCCGCCCGCCGCTACGCCCTCACCGCGGTCGGCCGAACCCTCGTGCCCTCCTCCTCCGGCGGGGGGTCCTACGCCGCCTACGTTCTCCAGCACCACCAGGACGCGCTGGTCCGCGCGTGGCCGCAGATCCACGAGGCAGTGCTCGATCCCACCGGGCCGGAGCCCTTCGCCCGTGCCAATGGCGGCGTGCCTGCCTACGCGTACTACGGAGGCGACCGGGAGGCTAACGCCCTGATGCAGCGTGCAATGCAGGGGGTGTCAGAGCCGTTTATGGAGACGCTCCTTGTTGGGTACGGCGCCGCCGGTTTCGGCGGCGATGTCCAGACCCTAGTCGACGTCGGTGGGAGCTCCGGCTCCTGCCTCCACATGATCATGCAGAGGTTCCCTAACATCAAGCAAGGAATCAACTTCGATCTGCCTGAGGTTGTCAACGCGGCGCCGCCGCTCCCTG GAGTGAAGCACGTCGGTGGCGATATGTTCCAATCCGTTCCAGCCGGGGATGTCATCTTCATGAAA TGGGTGCTAACTACATGGACGGATGAGGAGTGCACTTCGATACTGAGGAACTGCTACGAGGCATTGCCGGAAGGCGGCGGCGGGAAGGTGATCGCCTGCGAGCCGGTGCTGCCTGAGGAGACGGACGACAGCCGGAGGACGAGGGCGCTGCTGGAGGGCGACATATTCGTGATGACCATCTACAGGACGCAGGGAAGAGAACGCACCGAGGAGGAGTTCCGCCGCCTAGGCGTGGCCGCCGGATTCTGCAGCTGCAGTGCCGTGTATCTGGATCCCTTCTACACCATCCTCGAGTACACCAAGTGA